One genomic window of Anguilla anguilla isolate fAngAng1 chromosome 13, fAngAng1.pri, whole genome shotgun sequence includes the following:
- the zc3h11a gene encoding zinc finger CCCH domain-containing protein 11A isoform X3, translating to MTNHGDDCYFFYYSTCSKGDSCPFRHCEAAMGSETMCSLWQENRCFRKVCKFRHMEIKKKRNEIPCYWENQPAGCQKSHCAFHHEKPRMIDGVFVPPSRGPVLKREVEEEPAPAADPASPAPAPIANPANPQVRGVIKAETLENVPSPTHPPVVINPADDEDEDEDDQFSEEGEESSSRIVSPRKLSGGNKDDSLNFGIRTLEEIRLRKALKANLKKAGQSPSSLSQGTGQTPPLGLHSNGTSGEKENIRSFIRPSQFSAKEDTPLQIDEPAKRHIAERLGKRKAILPAEQHFVVKKDLPVASEPPLKRTLAERLGRKVDSPEDDADALPRKAVKPVRDRLGLPAEPAAPDNEREVQASGEIRIKTLEEIRQEKMAKAQGQEKVAKAQGQEKAAKAQGQGPGTAVTKAPSPVKRSAKPPAGVHVKTFSEVLHARKRQQEKEKEVQRKEAGEEPGKPEAPPQEEVPGKKARAQPQPSEVRVKTLEEIRKEKAARAQAREQEVKTEESSAPPSALPKRRILRINKTTAAGADNGSNPNTPEATEKPPGPVTAENGAANGRQDSPGQTVKVKTFEEIMQEKRLRKQQGEQGAGAEAGGSSSPPEEASPPSAPKPVPTASRGQRALSALRLRAGTASQPASPPAQPEATPTTGRPRVALRQKESSPATPAPATVPKPSGRAQARAGSPSASAGGVNSPPAEQKAPPPAPAAALGEEPAPPAPAQEEEPQPERTQSPAPRRSPVQTAETKVRPKLNVKPSVVKAASQVKLGQKRKASESHRSAVAAVKPLNSAPAAVEDQPPEPSCKRADLKAPETAAPSVSVEAEAQARPPGPRLSSPAPGGTSETELHRTANAEQSPAPTAPVLSPAKEPPAAPQSSPAAKTPVQPKPRRQSTAATRATAALDDLDELMNEFADDPLDGEMELDPGKDEDDLLLELSEMIDS from the exons ATGACTAACCACGGAGATGACTGCTACTTCTTCTACTACTCCACCTGCTCCAAG GGCGACAGCTGCCCGTTCCGGCACTGCGAGGCGGCCATGGGTAGCGAGACCATGTGCAGTCTGTGGCAGGAGAACCGCTGCTTCCGCAAGGTCTGCAAGTTCCGGCACATGGAGATTAAG AAAAAGCGCAACGAGATCCCCTGCTACTGGGAGAACCAGCCGGCCGGCTGCCAGAAGTCGCACTGTGCCTTCCACCACGAGAAGCCTCGCATGATCGACGGCGTGTTCGTCCCCCCCAGCAGAG GTCCCGTCCTGAAGAGGGAGGTCGAGGAGGAGCCGGCCCCCGCGGCGGACCCGGCCTCTCCGGCCCCCGCGCCCATCGCCAACCCCGCCAACCCCCAGGTCCGCGGGGTCATCAAGGCCGAGACGCTGGAGAACGtgcccagccccacccaccccccggtGGTGATCAACCCCGCTGACGATGAAGACGAAGATGAAGACG ATCAGTTTTctgaggaaggggaggagagctCGTCCAGGATTGTGTCGCCTAGGAAACTCTCCGGCGGCAACAAAG atgattCCTTAAACTTTGGCATAAGAACTCTTGAAGAAATCAGACTGAGGAAAGCACTGAAGGCGAATCTAAAGAAAGCTG GTCAGAGCCCCAGCAGCCTGTCCCAGGGCACCGGTCAGACCCCTCCCTTGGGTCTCCATAGCAATGGGACCAGTGGGGAAAAAGAGAACATCAGGTCCTTCATACGCCCTTCCCAGTTCAGTGCCAAAGAGG ATACCCCCCTACAGATTGATGAGCCGGCGAAACGGCACATCGCCGAGCGGCTCGGAAAGAGAAAGGCCATCCTGCCCGCAGAGCAGCACTTCGTTGTGAAGAAAG ATCTGCCCGTGGCGAGCGAGCCGCCACTGAAGCGCACGCTCGCTGAGCGCCTCGGGAGAAAGGTGGACTCTCCGGAAGACGACGCGGACGCTCTCCCGCGGAAAg CGGTGAAGCCTGTGAGGGATCGGCTGGGCCTTCCTGCGGAGCCTGCTGCCCCTGACAACG AGAGGGAGGTGCAGGCATCTGGAGAGATCCGGATCAAAACTCTGGAGGAGATCCGGCAGGAGAAGATGGCCAAG GCCCAGGGACAGGAGAAGGTGGCCAAGGCCCAGGGGCAGGAGAAGGCGGCCAAGGCCCAGGGTCAGGGGCCCGGGACGGCTGTCACCAAGGCCCCCAGCCCCGTGAAGAGGAGCGCCAAGCCTCCAGCCGGCGTTCACGTGAAGACCTTCTCGGAGGTCCTGCACGCCAGGAAGAGgcagcaggagaaggagaaggaggtgcAGCGGAAGGAGGCCGGCGAGGAGCCGGGGAAGCCCGAGGCGCCTCCGCAGGAGGAGGTCCCGGGGAAGAAGGCCCGGgcccagccccagcccagcGAGGTCCGGGTGAAGACTCTGGAGGAGATCCGCAAGGAGAAGGCGGCGCGCGCGCAGGCCAGAGAGCAGGAGGTGAAAACGGAGGAGTCCTCTGCGCCTCCCTCCGCCCTCCCCAAGAGGAGGATACTGCGCATTAACAAGACGACAGCGGCCG gagcAGACAATGGCAGTAATCCAAACACTCCCGAGGCCACAGAGAAGCCCCCTGGGCCTGTCACTGCAGAG AACGGTGCTGCTAACGGCAGGCAGGACTCGCCCGGCCAGACTGTGAAGGTGAAGACCTTCGAGGAGATCATGCAGGAGAAGAGACTCCGTaagcagcagggggagcagggggcgggggcagaaGCGGGGGGGTCCTCCAGCCCGCCGGAAGAGGCCTCGCCCCCCTCTGCCCCGAAACCGGTCCCCACGGCCTCCCGTGGACAGAGGGCGCTCTCCGCACTCCGACTGAGGGCCGGCACCGCCTCGCAGCCCGCCTCACCCCCCGCCCAGCCAGAGGCCACGCCCACGACCGGCCGCCCGCGCGTCGCCCTCAGACAAAAGGAGTCCAGTCCCGCCACGCCCGCTCCCGCCACGGTGCCTAAACCCTCGGGGCGGGCCCAGGCCCGGGCGGGGTCCCCCTCTGCCAGTGCCGGGGGCGTAAACTCTCCCCCCGCCGAGCAGAAGGCCCCGCCTCCGGCGCCCGCGGCAGccctgggggaggagcctgcGCCTCCCGCCCCGgcccaggaggaggagccgcAGCCGGAGAGGACGCAGAGTCCCGCCCCCAGAAGGTCCCCTGTGCAGACGGCGGAAACCAAAG TGAGACCCAAGTTGAATGTGAAGCCATCCGTAGTGAAGGCAGCCTCCCAGGTGAAGTTGGGCCAGAAGAGGAAAGCATCGGAGAGCCATCGTTCTGCCGTGGCGGCAGTGAAGCCTCTCAACAGCGCCCCCGCTGCAGTGGAGGACCAGCCCCCGGAGCCGTCCTGCAAGCGTGCCGACCTGAAGGCCCCGGAG ACGGCGGCTCCATCGGTGAGCGTGGAGGCCGAGGCGCAGGCCCGCCCTCCGGGTCCCAGGCTCTCCTCCCCAGCCCCCGGCGGCACCTCTGAGACGGAGCTCCACAGAACCGCCAACGCAgaacagagccccgcccccactgcGCCGGTCCTCTCGCCCGCTAAAGAGCCACCCGCTGCTCCACAGAG ctCCCCGGCGGCGAAGACCCCAGTCCAGCCCAAGCCTCGGCGGCAGAGCACGGCCGCTACGCGGGCCACCGCCGCGCTGGACGACCTGGACGAGCTGATGAACGAGTTCGCGGACGACCCGCTGGACGGCGAGATGGAGCTGGACCCCGGCAAGGACGAGGACGACCTCCTGCTGGAGCTCTCGGAGATGATTGACAGCTAG
- the zc3h11a gene encoding zinc finger CCCH domain-containing protein 11A isoform X1, with translation MTNHGDDCYFFYYSTCSKGDSCPFRHCEAAMGSETMCSLWQENRCFRKVCKFRHMEIKKKRNEIPCYWENQPAGCQKSHCAFHHEKPRMIDGVFVPPSRGPVLKREVEEEPAPAADPASPAPAPIANPANPQVRGVIKAETLENVPSPTHPPVVINPADDEDEDEDDQFSEEGEESSSRIVSPRKLSGGNKDDSLNFGIRTLEEIRLRKALKANLKKAGQSPSSLSQGTGQTPPLGLHSNGTSGEKENIRSFIRPSQFSAKEDTPLQIDEPAKRHIAERLGKRKAILPAEQHFVVKKDLPVASEPPLKRTLAERLGRKVDSPEDDADALPRKAVKPVRDRLGLPAEPAAPDNEREVQASGEIRIKTLEEIRQEKMAKAQGQEKVTKAHRQEKVAKAQGQEKVAKAQGQEKAAKAQGQGPGTAVTKAPSPVKRSAKPPAGVHVKTFSEVLHARKRQQEKEKEVQRKEAGEEPGKPEAPPQEEVPGKKARAQPQPSEVRVKTLEEIRKEKAARAQAREQEVKTEESSAPPSALPKRRILRINKTTAAGADNGSNPNTPEATEKPPGPVTAENGAANGRQDSPGQTVKVKTFEEIMQEKRLRKQQGEQGAGAEAGGSSSPPEEASPPSAPKPVPTASRGQRALSALRLRAGTASQPASPPAQPEATPTTGRPRVALRQKESSPATPAPATVPKPSGRAQARAGSPSASAGGVNSPPAEQKAPPPAPAAALGEEPAPPAPAQEEEPQPERTQSPAPRRSPVQTAETKVRPKLNVKPSVVKAASQVKLGQKRKASESHRSAVAAVKPLNSAPAAVEDQPPEPSCKRADLKAPETAAPSVSVEAEAQARPPGPRLSSPAPGGTSETELHRTANAEQSPAPTAPVLSPAKEPPAAPQSSPAAKTPVQPKPRRQSTAATRATAALDDLDELMNEFADDPLDGEMELDPGKDEDDLLLELSEMIDS, from the exons ATGACTAACCACGGAGATGACTGCTACTTCTTCTACTACTCCACCTGCTCCAAG GGCGACAGCTGCCCGTTCCGGCACTGCGAGGCGGCCATGGGTAGCGAGACCATGTGCAGTCTGTGGCAGGAGAACCGCTGCTTCCGCAAGGTCTGCAAGTTCCGGCACATGGAGATTAAG AAAAAGCGCAACGAGATCCCCTGCTACTGGGAGAACCAGCCGGCCGGCTGCCAGAAGTCGCACTGTGCCTTCCACCACGAGAAGCCTCGCATGATCGACGGCGTGTTCGTCCCCCCCAGCAGAG GTCCCGTCCTGAAGAGGGAGGTCGAGGAGGAGCCGGCCCCCGCGGCGGACCCGGCCTCTCCGGCCCCCGCGCCCATCGCCAACCCCGCCAACCCCCAGGTCCGCGGGGTCATCAAGGCCGAGACGCTGGAGAACGtgcccagccccacccaccccccggtGGTGATCAACCCCGCTGACGATGAAGACGAAGATGAAGACG ATCAGTTTTctgaggaaggggaggagagctCGTCCAGGATTGTGTCGCCTAGGAAACTCTCCGGCGGCAACAAAG atgattCCTTAAACTTTGGCATAAGAACTCTTGAAGAAATCAGACTGAGGAAAGCACTGAAGGCGAATCTAAAGAAAGCTG GTCAGAGCCCCAGCAGCCTGTCCCAGGGCACCGGTCAGACCCCTCCCTTGGGTCTCCATAGCAATGGGACCAGTGGGGAAAAAGAGAACATCAGGTCCTTCATACGCCCTTCCCAGTTCAGTGCCAAAGAGG ATACCCCCCTACAGATTGATGAGCCGGCGAAACGGCACATCGCCGAGCGGCTCGGAAAGAGAAAGGCCATCCTGCCCGCAGAGCAGCACTTCGTTGTGAAGAAAG ATCTGCCCGTGGCGAGCGAGCCGCCACTGAAGCGCACGCTCGCTGAGCGCCTCGGGAGAAAGGTGGACTCTCCGGAAGACGACGCGGACGCTCTCCCGCGGAAAg CGGTGAAGCCTGTGAGGGATCGGCTGGGCCTTCCTGCGGAGCCTGCTGCCCCTGACAACG AGAGGGAGGTGCAGGCATCTGGAGAGATCCGGATCAAAACTCTGGAGGAGATCCGGCAGGAGAAGATGGCCAAGGCCCAGGGGCAGGAGAAGGTGACCAAGGCCCACAGGCAGGAGAAGGTGGCCAAGGCCCAGGGACAGGAGAAGGTGGCCAAGGCCCAGGGGCAGGAGAAGGCGGCCAAGGCCCAGGGTCAGGGGCCCGGGACGGCTGTCACCAAGGCCCCCAGCCCCGTGAAGAGGAGCGCCAAGCCTCCAGCCGGCGTTCACGTGAAGACCTTCTCGGAGGTCCTGCACGCCAGGAAGAGgcagcaggagaaggagaaggaggtgcAGCGGAAGGAGGCCGGCGAGGAGCCGGGGAAGCCCGAGGCGCCTCCGCAGGAGGAGGTCCCGGGGAAGAAGGCCCGGgcccagccccagcccagcGAGGTCCGGGTGAAGACTCTGGAGGAGATCCGCAAGGAGAAGGCGGCGCGCGCGCAGGCCAGAGAGCAGGAGGTGAAAACGGAGGAGTCCTCTGCGCCTCCCTCCGCCCTCCCCAAGAGGAGGATACTGCGCATTAACAAGACGACAGCGGCCG gagcAGACAATGGCAGTAATCCAAACACTCCCGAGGCCACAGAGAAGCCCCCTGGGCCTGTCACTGCAGAG AACGGTGCTGCTAACGGCAGGCAGGACTCGCCCGGCCAGACTGTGAAGGTGAAGACCTTCGAGGAGATCATGCAGGAGAAGAGACTCCGTaagcagcagggggagcagggggcgggggcagaaGCGGGGGGGTCCTCCAGCCCGCCGGAAGAGGCCTCGCCCCCCTCTGCCCCGAAACCGGTCCCCACGGCCTCCCGTGGACAGAGGGCGCTCTCCGCACTCCGACTGAGGGCCGGCACCGCCTCGCAGCCCGCCTCACCCCCCGCCCAGCCAGAGGCCACGCCCACGACCGGCCGCCCGCGCGTCGCCCTCAGACAAAAGGAGTCCAGTCCCGCCACGCCCGCTCCCGCCACGGTGCCTAAACCCTCGGGGCGGGCCCAGGCCCGGGCGGGGTCCCCCTCTGCCAGTGCCGGGGGCGTAAACTCTCCCCCCGCCGAGCAGAAGGCCCCGCCTCCGGCGCCCGCGGCAGccctgggggaggagcctgcGCCTCCCGCCCCGgcccaggaggaggagccgcAGCCGGAGAGGACGCAGAGTCCCGCCCCCAGAAGGTCCCCTGTGCAGACGGCGGAAACCAAAG TGAGACCCAAGTTGAATGTGAAGCCATCCGTAGTGAAGGCAGCCTCCCAGGTGAAGTTGGGCCAGAAGAGGAAAGCATCGGAGAGCCATCGTTCTGCCGTGGCGGCAGTGAAGCCTCTCAACAGCGCCCCCGCTGCAGTGGAGGACCAGCCCCCGGAGCCGTCCTGCAAGCGTGCCGACCTGAAGGCCCCGGAG ACGGCGGCTCCATCGGTGAGCGTGGAGGCCGAGGCGCAGGCCCGCCCTCCGGGTCCCAGGCTCTCCTCCCCAGCCCCCGGCGGCACCTCTGAGACGGAGCTCCACAGAACCGCCAACGCAgaacagagccccgcccccactgcGCCGGTCCTCTCGCCCGCTAAAGAGCCACCCGCTGCTCCACAGAG ctCCCCGGCGGCGAAGACCCCAGTCCAGCCCAAGCCTCGGCGGCAGAGCACGGCCGCTACGCGGGCCACCGCCGCGCTGGACGACCTGGACGAGCTGATGAACGAGTTCGCGGACGACCCGCTGGACGGCGAGATGGAGCTGGACCCCGGCAAGGACGAGGACGACCTCCTGCTGGAGCTCTCGGAGATGATTGACAGCTAG
- the zc3h11a gene encoding zinc finger CCCH domain-containing protein 11A isoform X2 yields the protein MTNHGDDCYFFYYSTCSKGDSCPFRHCEAAMGSETMCSLWQENRCFRKVCKFRHMEIKKKRNEIPCYWENQPAGCQKSHCAFHHEKPRMIDGVFVPPSRGPVLKREVEEEPAPAADPASPAPAPIANPANPQVRGVIKAETLENVPSPTHPPVVINPADDEDEDEDDQFSEEGEESSSRIVSPRKLSGGNKDDSLNFGIRTLEEIRLRKALKANLKKAGQSPSSLSQGTGQTPPLGLHSNGTSGEKENIRSFIRPSQFSAKEDTPLQIDEPAKRHIAERLGKRKAILPAEQHFVVKKDLPVASEPPLKRTLAERLGRKVDSPEDDADALPRKAVKPVRDRLGLPAEPAAPDNEREVQASGEIRIKTLEEIRQEKMAKAQGQEKVAKAQGQEKAAKAQGQGPGTAVTKAPSPVKRSAKPPAGVHVKTFSEVLHARKRQQEKEKEVQRKEAGEEPGKPEAPPQEEVPGKKARAQPQPSEVRVKTLEEIRKEKAARAQAREQEVKTEESSAPPSALPKRRILRINKTTAAGADNGSNPNTPEATEKPPGPVTAENGAANGRQDSPGQTVKVKTFEEIMQEKRLRKQQGEQGAGAEAGGSSSPPEEASPPSAPKPVPTASRGQRALSALRLRAGTASQPASPPAQPEATPTTGRPRVALRQKESSPATPAPATVPKPSGRAQARAGSPSASAGGVNSPPAEQKAPPPAPAAALGEEPAPPAPAQEEEPQPERTQSPAPRRSPVQTAETKVRPKLNVKPSVVKAASQVKLGQKRKASESHRSAVAAVKPLNSAPAAVEDQPPEPSCKRADLKAPETAAPSVSVEAEAQARPPGPRLSSPAPGGTSETELHRTANAEQSPAPTAPVLSPAKEPPAAPQSSPAAKTPVQPKPRRQSTAATRATAALDDLDELMNEFADDPLDGEMELDPGKDEDDLLLELSEMIDS from the exons ATGACTAACCACGGAGATGACTGCTACTTCTTCTACTACTCCACCTGCTCCAAG GGCGACAGCTGCCCGTTCCGGCACTGCGAGGCGGCCATGGGTAGCGAGACCATGTGCAGTCTGTGGCAGGAGAACCGCTGCTTCCGCAAGGTCTGCAAGTTCCGGCACATGGAGATTAAG AAAAAGCGCAACGAGATCCCCTGCTACTGGGAGAACCAGCCGGCCGGCTGCCAGAAGTCGCACTGTGCCTTCCACCACGAGAAGCCTCGCATGATCGACGGCGTGTTCGTCCCCCCCAGCAGAG GTCCCGTCCTGAAGAGGGAGGTCGAGGAGGAGCCGGCCCCCGCGGCGGACCCGGCCTCTCCGGCCCCCGCGCCCATCGCCAACCCCGCCAACCCCCAGGTCCGCGGGGTCATCAAGGCCGAGACGCTGGAGAACGtgcccagccccacccaccccccggtGGTGATCAACCCCGCTGACGATGAAGACGAAGATGAAGACG ATCAGTTTTctgaggaaggggaggagagctCGTCCAGGATTGTGTCGCCTAGGAAACTCTCCGGCGGCAACAAAG atgattCCTTAAACTTTGGCATAAGAACTCTTGAAGAAATCAGACTGAGGAAAGCACTGAAGGCGAATCTAAAGAAAGCTG GTCAGAGCCCCAGCAGCCTGTCCCAGGGCACCGGTCAGACCCCTCCCTTGGGTCTCCATAGCAATGGGACCAGTGGGGAAAAAGAGAACATCAGGTCCTTCATACGCCCTTCCCAGTTCAGTGCCAAAGAGG ATACCCCCCTACAGATTGATGAGCCGGCGAAACGGCACATCGCCGAGCGGCTCGGAAAGAGAAAGGCCATCCTGCCCGCAGAGCAGCACTTCGTTGTGAAGAAAG ATCTGCCCGTGGCGAGCGAGCCGCCACTGAAGCGCACGCTCGCTGAGCGCCTCGGGAGAAAGGTGGACTCTCCGGAAGACGACGCGGACGCTCTCCCGCGGAAAg CGGTGAAGCCTGTGAGGGATCGGCTGGGCCTTCCTGCGGAGCCTGCTGCCCCTGACAACG AGAGGGAGGTGCAGGCATCTGGAGAGATCCGGATCAAAACTCTGGAGGAGATCCGGCAGGAGAAGATGGCCAAGGCCCAGGGGCAGGAGAAG GTGGCCAAGGCCCAGGGGCAGGAGAAGGCGGCCAAGGCCCAGGGTCAGGGGCCCGGGACGGCTGTCACCAAGGCCCCCAGCCCCGTGAAGAGGAGCGCCAAGCCTCCAGCCGGCGTTCACGTGAAGACCTTCTCGGAGGTCCTGCACGCCAGGAAGAGgcagcaggagaaggagaaggaggtgcAGCGGAAGGAGGCCGGCGAGGAGCCGGGGAAGCCCGAGGCGCCTCCGCAGGAGGAGGTCCCGGGGAAGAAGGCCCGGgcccagccccagcccagcGAGGTCCGGGTGAAGACTCTGGAGGAGATCCGCAAGGAGAAGGCGGCGCGCGCGCAGGCCAGAGAGCAGGAGGTGAAAACGGAGGAGTCCTCTGCGCCTCCCTCCGCCCTCCCCAAGAGGAGGATACTGCGCATTAACAAGACGACAGCGGCCG gagcAGACAATGGCAGTAATCCAAACACTCCCGAGGCCACAGAGAAGCCCCCTGGGCCTGTCACTGCAGAG AACGGTGCTGCTAACGGCAGGCAGGACTCGCCCGGCCAGACTGTGAAGGTGAAGACCTTCGAGGAGATCATGCAGGAGAAGAGACTCCGTaagcagcagggggagcagggggcgggggcagaaGCGGGGGGGTCCTCCAGCCCGCCGGAAGAGGCCTCGCCCCCCTCTGCCCCGAAACCGGTCCCCACGGCCTCCCGTGGACAGAGGGCGCTCTCCGCACTCCGACTGAGGGCCGGCACCGCCTCGCAGCCCGCCTCACCCCCCGCCCAGCCAGAGGCCACGCCCACGACCGGCCGCCCGCGCGTCGCCCTCAGACAAAAGGAGTCCAGTCCCGCCACGCCCGCTCCCGCCACGGTGCCTAAACCCTCGGGGCGGGCCCAGGCCCGGGCGGGGTCCCCCTCTGCCAGTGCCGGGGGCGTAAACTCTCCCCCCGCCGAGCAGAAGGCCCCGCCTCCGGCGCCCGCGGCAGccctgggggaggagcctgcGCCTCCCGCCCCGgcccaggaggaggagccgcAGCCGGAGAGGACGCAGAGTCCCGCCCCCAGAAGGTCCCCTGTGCAGACGGCGGAAACCAAAG TGAGACCCAAGTTGAATGTGAAGCCATCCGTAGTGAAGGCAGCCTCCCAGGTGAAGTTGGGCCAGAAGAGGAAAGCATCGGAGAGCCATCGTTCTGCCGTGGCGGCAGTGAAGCCTCTCAACAGCGCCCCCGCTGCAGTGGAGGACCAGCCCCCGGAGCCGTCCTGCAAGCGTGCCGACCTGAAGGCCCCGGAG ACGGCGGCTCCATCGGTGAGCGTGGAGGCCGAGGCGCAGGCCCGCCCTCCGGGTCCCAGGCTCTCCTCCCCAGCCCCCGGCGGCACCTCTGAGACGGAGCTCCACAGAACCGCCAACGCAgaacagagccccgcccccactgcGCCGGTCCTCTCGCCCGCTAAAGAGCCACCCGCTGCTCCACAGAG ctCCCCGGCGGCGAAGACCCCAGTCCAGCCCAAGCCTCGGCGGCAGAGCACGGCCGCTACGCGGGCCACCGCCGCGCTGGACGACCTGGACGAGCTGATGAACGAGTTCGCGGACGACCCGCTGGACGGCGAGATGGAGCTGGACCCCGGCAAGGACGAGGACGACCTCCTGCTGGAGCTCTCGGAGATGATTGACAGCTAG